A DNA window from Macadamia integrifolia cultivar HAES 741 chromosome 4, SCU_Mint_v3, whole genome shotgun sequence contains the following coding sequences:
- the LOC122075872 gene encoding heme-binding protein 2-like, with amino-acid sequence MEKSLLLLFVTFFCFLVSCNGIETPQFTVVHSESDFEVRFYRESSWMSAPTREISFQKATKDGFHRLFQYIQGANLNSSRLRMTTPVLTSIVPGAGPLGSSAYFVQFYLPAKFQAVPPLPLPELNLQPDAWDGHCIAVRKFSGFVRDSNVVEEAEKLALSLSRSPWADSTSADDKYAYSIAQYNHFRVTERKNEVWVKVHGSELSGCRSSGVATH; translated from the exons ATGGAGAAGTCGTTGTTGCTTCTCTTCGTTACTTTCTTCTGCTTCCTGGTCTCCTGCAATGGGATCGAGACTCCCCAGTTCACGGTTGTTCACTCCGAATCAGATTTCGAGGTCAGATTTTACAGAGAATCTTCGTGGATGTCAGCTCCCACTCGAGAAATTTCGTTCCAAAAGGCGACCAAGGATGGCTTCCACAG ATTATTTCAATACATCCAAGGTGCCAATTTAAACTCCTCTCGACTTAGAATGACAACTCCAGTGTTGACAAGCATTGTACCTGGAGCTGGCCCCCTAGGCTCGTCGGCCTACTTTGTTCAGTTCTACTTGCCAGCGAAGTTTCAAGCAGTGCCACCTTTACCACTCCCTGAACTGAACCTGCAACCTGATGCATGGGATGGTCACTGCATTGCAGTCAGGAAGTTCTCAGGGTTTGTTAGGGATAGCAATGTTGTTGAGGAAGCAGAGAAACTTGCTCTAAGCCTGAGCAGGTCTCCATGGGCAGACTCGACCTCTGCTGATGATAAATATGCTTATTCAATTGCGCAATATAATCATTTTCGGGTTACTGAGCGGAAAAATGAAGTCTGGGTGAAGGTTCATGGATCTGAGCTCAGTGGCTGCCGATCAAGTGGCGTAGCTACTCACTAA
- the LOC122077339 gene encoding enoyl-[acyl-carrier-protein] reductase, mitochondrial-like produces MQSIRRCVAAGHQNPNLWIGIRSLSTSNASSLLKTVGALLDSLALKPGGTLVQNCGDSEIGRIVIQLAKERKFQTISIIDNEPGYPAKIEELKALGGDIVVPENYTKTWYMKRLVSELSPTAGLNFSDGYQATAVCKALVDGGTFLTYGKKLPKNVVYDGAVRKPVEWSAFVKEKKLKVLNL; encoded by the exons ATGCAGTCGATTCGCAGATGTGTTGCTGCAGGgcaccaaaaccctaatctctggATTGGAATCCGGAGCTTATCGACTTCCAATGCCTCTTCTCTGTTGAAAACTGTTGGAGCTCTCCTCGATTCTCTTGCTCTTAAACCAG GTGGGACACTGGTACAGAACTGTGGCGACAGTGAAATCGGAAGAATTGTGATTCAACTGGCAAAGGAGCGCAAGTTTCAGACTATTAGCATAATTGACAACGAACCTGGATATCCTGCAAAAATTGAAGAGCTTAAGGCACTTGGTGGGGATATAGTTGTACCAGAAAACTACACCAAGACTTG GTATATGAAGCGCTTGGTGAGTGAGCTAAGCCCTACCGCCGGTTTGAACTTCAGTGACGGGTATCAGGCAACTGCTGTCTGCAAGGCATTAGTTGATGGTGGCACGTTCTTAACATATGGGAAGAAGTTACCAAAGAATGTTGTTTATGATGGGGCAGTGCGTAAACCGGTTGAATGGAGTGCATTCGTCAAGGAAAAGAAGCTGAAGGTATTGAACCTCTGA
- the LOC122075278 gene encoding uncharacterized protein LOC122075278 — MVSSRCKISPMIPIFKSKRISAHLRRINKPSVKTIQSPDGDLIDCVPLHLQPAFDHPELKGQKPLDQPERPKGYEEPDSVPDSFQLWTNSGELCPGGTIPIRRTKEEDILRARSIRRFGSKGPTRPDEQ, encoded by the exons ATGGTTTCTAGCCGTTGCAAGATCTCTCCAATGATTCCCATTTTT AAGTCGAAGAGAATAAGTGCTCATCTCAGGAGAATCAACAAACCTTCAGTCAAAACAATTCAG AGTCCTGATGGTGATCTTATAGATTGCGTTCCATTACATTTACAACCAGCTTTCGATCATCCTGAGCTGAAAGGACAGAAGCCACTG GATCAACCAGAGAGACCCAAGGGTTATGAAGAGCCAGATTCGGTGCCGGATAGCTTTCAGTTGTGGACGAATTCAGGCGAGTTGTGCCCAGGAGGAACAATTCCGATaagaagaaccaaagaagaagatatatTAAGGGCTCGTTCTATTAGAAGGTTCGGAAGTAAAGGACCCACGCGTCCCGACGAGCAGTAA